One window of the Allorhizobium ampelinum S4 genome contains the following:
- the uraH gene encoding hydroxyisourate hydrolase, whose product MTGLTTHVLDTALGRPASGLRIQLMRMNGEEADLIKTVFTNADGRVDGGPILAGEEFRIGQYELLFHAGDYLRSQGAELTDPPFLDVIPIRFGIADPQAHYHVPLLLSPYGYSTYRGS is encoded by the coding sequence ATGACCGGCCTGACCACCCATGTTCTCGATACCGCCTTGGGCCGCCCGGCGTCCGGCCTGCGCATCCAGTTGATGCGGATGAACGGCGAGGAGGCGGACCTGATCAAGACCGTGTTCACCAATGCCGACGGCCGGGTGGATGGTGGGCCAATCCTGGCTGGCGAGGAATTTCGCATCGGTCAGTACGAGCTGCTGTTTCATGCCGGTGACTATCTCAGGAGCCAGGGGGCGGAACTGACTGATCCGCCGTTTCTGGATGTTATCCCCATTCGTTTCGGCATTGCCGATCCGCAGGCGCATTACCATGTGCCGCTACTGCTTTCGCCCTACGGCTATTCCACCTATCGCGGGAGCTGA
- a CDS encoding ureidoglycolate lyase — protein MTQPFLPLAIRPLTPEAFAPFGDVIQADPARMRLINGGTTERFHALASPDVVGESARVVLNIFRGQPRRFPYEIGMMERHPLGSQSFTPLSGRPFLLAVSLDEGGRPGVPQVFLAEPQQGVNYHRNIWHHPLMAIGEVSDFLVADRDGPGNNLEEFFFDQPYLILEPRP, from the coding sequence ATGACCCAGCCATTCCTTCCCCTTGCCATCCGCCCGTTAACGCCTGAAGCCTTCGCTCCCTTCGGCGATGTCATCCAAGCTGACCCCGCCCGGATGCGGCTGATCAATGGCGGCACGACCGAGCGGTTTCATGCCTTGGCCAGCCCCGATGTGGTGGGTGAGAGCGCGCGCGTGGTCCTCAATATCTTTCGCGGCCAGCCGCGTCGCTTTCCCTATGAGATTGGCATGATGGAACGGCATCCGCTTGGCAGCCAGAGCTTTACGCCGCTGTCCGGCCGCCCGTTTCTGCTGGCGGTTTCGCTGGACGAGGGTGGCCGTCCGGGCGTGCCGCAGGTATTTCTGGCCGAGCCGCAGCAGGGGGTGAACTATCACCGCAATATCTGGCACCATCCTTTGATGGCAATCGGTGAGGTCAGTGATTTTCTGGTTGCGGATCGCGACGGGCCGGGAAACAATCTGGAAGAGTTCTTCTTCGACCAGCCCTATCTGATTCTGGAGCCACGCCCATGA
- a CDS encoding non-ribosomal peptide synthetase produces MSFVGRHEQVFPVSLAQAGLWVKQKVAPADLSFVLAESIEIHGPVHPGLFCQALRRLSDDVAVTRSRIKEIEGQPHQVVMAAYCGVFDVIDFSGADNPGASAMDWMRKQMSKPLDLANDNLWGSSLLKLGATEWVWYHWAHHIIMDGFSGGLLARRLADIYSALAQGNQPEPYDCGSPQELLELERTYRDSVHFQRDKAYWSEQMKGLPEPVTLMKKKGEPSGGLLRHTTVIDRQTVKALAEISRGFGASVPQALIALVAAYYAKATDCEELTMVTMVTARISQTMRRIPGMTANAVPLRFSITPDLSWRELTGQVSQQMSRALRYQRYRYEDIRRDLGMVRQDAQIAWLGVNIEPFDYDLRFDGQPTTVHNLSNGTMTDFTIFAYDRGDNGDLRIDFDANPALYTLEELADHEARFTRMLREILVTPEQPLRDFSLLSKWERQEILTDWNDTSHKLPDQTWPELFRAQAARTPDAVALSFGGRQMTYGELDAASDHLAGYLMEKGAVPGSLVAVAVPRSENMVVALLAVLKSGAAYLPLDPADPASRVAMILEDAQPACVITTEEVAGNLPDATDNLIFLDKPLERQGRDLPKGPSLSDTAYIIFTSGSTGRPKGVEIPHRGLMNFLLSMQDLLKLDSEDRLLAVTTISFDIAALELYLPLLAGARTVIALRSEVRDPAVLHGLIRSAGITIMQATPSLWRSLLADHHEGLTGLRSLVGGEALPADLAHKMARLGHPVLNVYGPTETTIWSTNMPLLGSDLDSAPIGRPIWNTRVYVLDRHCQPVPPGFIGELYIGGAGVAKGYLNRPDLTAEKFMADPFAGEGERIYRTGDLVRWRRDGVLDYLGRNDHQIKIRGFRVEPGEIEAALSALPQVREAVVILRDDPGREKRLVAYVVPREGAVGEGASLDAADLSERLGKVLPVHMIPAAYVVLDAIPLNSNGKTDRHALPVPQWTVTEGIALPGTDAEKRLAALWCEILGLEQIGIHDSFFVLGGDSLAAAGMISAVRSRLKGEIPLGAVFETPTIAALAVHLDEASAGSPLIEPVLAIRAKGERPPLFCIHPVLGLGWSFFSLAQHLSEDVPVYALQSDGLHDLAALPRSIEDMAALYVQRIRKIQPQGPYHLLGWSLGGLIAHEMTRQLQAEGQAIAFLGMMDSYHFKPAAQLQDDATLARAALGFLGFDEKAAGDKPSLAELGDFVLKMFDTDNHVLLEQVHQFDPDFVERAKATILHNLEIAQRFTPGKIDADVHFFRAEPSAGSDALNTILNYDAETWLPHVEGRVYLRDMTCNHHDMLNIEPASHISAVVQAELLREFLVLRRPQTEVKIERVSRFA; encoded by the coding sequence ATGTCTTTTGTAGGCAGACATGAGCAGGTTTTTCCGGTTTCTCTTGCGCAGGCAGGCTTGTGGGTCAAACAAAAGGTAGCTCCCGCCGATCTGAGCTTTGTCCTTGCTGAATCCATCGAAATTCACGGTCCCGTTCATCCAGGACTGTTCTGCCAGGCGTTGCGCCGCTTGTCAGATGATGTTGCTGTCACACGGTCTCGCATCAAGGAAATCGAAGGGCAGCCGCATCAGGTTGTCATGGCGGCCTATTGCGGCGTCTTTGACGTGATCGATTTCAGCGGTGCTGACAATCCTGGCGCAAGCGCCATGGACTGGATGCGCAAGCAGATGTCTAAGCCGCTCGATCTTGCCAATGACAATCTCTGGGGGTCTTCACTTTTGAAGCTCGGGGCCACAGAATGGGTCTGGTATCATTGGGCACATCATATCATCATGGATGGGTTTTCTGGCGGCTTGCTGGCCCGGCGGCTGGCCGATATTTATTCGGCGCTGGCCCAGGGCAACCAGCCGGAGCCCTATGATTGCGGTTCTCCGCAGGAATTGCTGGAGCTTGAGCGCACCTACCGCGATTCGGTGCATTTCCAGCGCGACAAGGCCTATTGGTCGGAGCAGATGAAGGGTCTGCCGGAGCCGGTGACCTTGATGAAGAAGAAAGGCGAGCCATCCGGTGGCCTGCTGCGCCATACGACGGTCATCGATCGCCAGACGGTCAAGGCGCTTGCTGAGATCAGCCGTGGCTTTGGCGCCAGCGTGCCACAGGCCTTGATTGCCCTGGTCGCGGCCTATTACGCCAAGGCGACCGACTGCGAAGAGCTGACCATGGTCACCATGGTGACGGCCCGGATCAGCCAGACGATGCGCCGCATTCCGGGCATGACTGCCAATGCGGTTCCTCTGCGGTTTTCGATCACGCCTGACCTGTCCTGGCGCGAATTGACCGGTCAGGTTTCCCAGCAGATGAGCCGGGCGCTGCGCTATCAGCGCTATCGCTATGAGGACATTCGCCGCGATCTCGGCATGGTCCGCCAGGATGCGCAGATTGCCTGGCTGGGCGTCAATATCGAGCCTTTCGACTACGATCTGCGCTTTGATGGACAGCCAACCACCGTGCACAACCTTTCGAACGGCACGATGACGGATTTCACCATCTTCGCCTATGACCGTGGTGACAATGGCGACCTGCGCATCGATTTTGATGCCAATCCGGCGCTCTATACGCTGGAAGAGCTTGCCGATCACGAGGCGCGGTTCACCCGCATGTTGAGAGAGATCCTCGTGACGCCTGAACAGCCCCTGCGCGATTTCAGCCTGCTGTCGAAGTGGGAGCGGCAGGAAATTCTCACCGACTGGAACGATACGTCCCATAAACTGCCGGATCAGACCTGGCCGGAACTGTTCCGGGCGCAGGCGGCACGCACGCCGGATGCGGTAGCGCTATCCTTTGGCGGTCGCCAGATGACCTATGGTGAGCTGGATGCCGCCTCCGATCATCTGGCTGGCTATCTGATGGAAAAGGGCGCGGTACCCGGTTCTCTGGTGGCTGTGGCTGTGCCGCGGTCTGAAAACATGGTTGTGGCGCTGCTGGCGGTGCTGAAAAGCGGTGCCGCCTATCTGCCGCTTGATCCGGCTGATCCAGCCTCGCGGGTGGCGATGATCCTGGAGGATGCGCAGCCAGCCTGCGTTATCACCACAGAGGAAGTGGCTGGCAACCTGCCTGATGCCACCGACAATCTGATCTTCCTCGACAAGCCCCTCGAGCGACAGGGACGCGATCTGCCGAAAGGGCCGTCGCTGAGCGACACGGCCTATATCATCTTCACATCCGGCTCGACCGGTCGGCCCAAGGGCGTGGAAATTCCGCATCGGGGCCTGATGAACTTCCTGTTGTCGATGCAGGATCTGTTGAAACTGGACAGTGAAGACCGTTTGCTGGCCGTGACGACGATCTCCTTCGATATTGCAGCCCTTGAGCTTTATCTGCCGTTGCTGGCAGGCGCGCGCACGGTGATCGCGCTCCGCTCGGAAGTGCGCGATCCGGCAGTGCTGCATGGGTTGATCCGCAGTGCGGGTATCACCATCATGCAGGCGACGCCGTCTTTGTGGCGGTCCTTGCTGGCCGATCATCATGAGGGACTGACGGGCTTGCGCAGCCTTGTCGGTGGCGAGGCTCTGCCTGCCGATCTCGCCCACAAGATGGCACGGCTCGGTCATCCCGTTCTCAATGTCTACGGACCGACGGAAACCACGATCTGGTCCACCAACATGCCGCTTTTGGGCAGCGATCTCGACAGTGCGCCAATTGGCCGGCCAATCTGGAACACCCGCGTTTATGTCCTCGATCGGCATTGCCAGCCAGTGCCGCCCGGCTTCATCGGTGAGCTGTATATCGGTGGTGCGGGCGTGGCGAAGGGCTACCTGAACCGCCCGGACCTGACGGCGGAAAAATTCATGGCTGATCCTTTCGCAGGCGAAGGCGAGCGGATCTACCGGACCGGCGACCTGGTGCGCTGGCGGCGCGATGGCGTGCTGGATTATCTCGGTCGCAACGACCACCAGATCAAGATTCGCGGCTTCCGGGTGGAGCCGGGCGAAATCGAGGCGGCGCTTTCCGCCCTGCCGCAGGTGCGTGAAGCGGTGGTTATTCTGCGCGATGATCCGGGCCGCGAAAAGCGACTGGTTGCTTATGTTGTCCCCAGAGAGGGTGCGGTAGGCGAGGGTGCCTCCTTGGATGCTGCTGATCTTTCGGAGCGGCTAGGCAAGGTTCTGCCCGTTCACATGATCCCGGCAGCCTATGTGGTGCTGGACGCTATTCCGTTGAACTCGAATGGCAAGACCGACCGGCACGCGCTGCCGGTACCGCAATGGACGGTAACGGAAGGCATAGCCCTGCCGGGGACCGATGCTGAAAAGCGGCTTGCCGCCTTGTGGTGTGAGATCCTCGGTCTGGAGCAGATCGGCATTCACGACAGTTTCTTCGTGCTCGGCGGCGATTCGCTGGCCGCAGCCGGAATGATTTCCGCCGTTCGCAGCCGGTTGAAAGGCGAAATTCCGCTTGGTGCGGTGTTCGAAACGCCCACCATTGCCGCCTTGGCCGTGCATTTGGATGAGGCAAGTGCGGGTTCACCGTTGATCGAGCCGGTGCTGGCCATCCGCGCCAAGGGCGAGCGCCCGCCGCTGTTCTGCATCCATCCGGTGCTGGGCCTGGGCTGGAGCTTCTTCTCGCTCGCACAACATTTGAGCGAGGATGTCCCGGTTTACGCCCTGCAATCGGACGGGTTGCATGACCTCGCTGCCCTGCCGCGCTCTATCGAGGACATGGCTGCGCTCTACGTGCAGAGAATTCGCAAGATCCAGCCGCAGGGGCCATATCATCTGCTGGGCTGGTCATTGGGCGGGCTGATTGCCCATGAAATGACCCGGCAATTGCAGGCAGAGGGCCAGGCTATTGCGTTCCTGGGCATGATGGACAGCTACCATTTCAAGCCTGCGGCCCAATTGCAGGACGATGCGACGCTGGCGCGGGCAGCTCTTGGGTTCCTCGGCTTCGACGAAAAGGCGGCAGGCGACAAGCCATCGCTGGCCGAGCTTGGCGATTTCGTGCTGAAAATGTTCGATACGGACAACCATGTCCTGCTGGAGCAGGTTCACCAGTTCGATCCGGATTTCGTCGAACGTGCCAAGGCGACCATCTTGCACAATCTGGAAATTGCCCAGCGCTTTACCCCGGGCAAGATCGATGCCGATGTGCATTTCTTCCGCGCCGAACCAAGTGCGGGCAGCGATGCGCTGAACACCATCCTTAACTATGATGCGGAAACCTGGTTGCCGCATGTGGAGGGCAGGGTTTACCTGCGCGACATGACCTGCAACCACCACGACATGCTGAATATCGAACCGGCATCCCATATCAGCGCCGTCGTTCAGGCAGAACTGCTGCGTGAATTCCTGGTCCTGCGGCGGCCACAGACTGAGGTCAAGATTGAGCGTGTGTCGCGGTTTGCCTAA
- a CDS encoding glutamine synthetase beta-grasp domain-containing protein: protein MTKYKLEYIWLDGYTPVPNLRGKTQIKEFAEFPTLEQLPLWGFDGSSTQQAEGHSSDCVLKPVAVYPDPARTNGALVMCEVMMPDGVTPHSSNSRATILEDEGTWFGFEQEYFLYQDGRPLGFPENGYPAPQGPYYTGVGFKNVGDVAREIVEEHLDLCLAAGINHEGINAEVAKGQWEFQVFGKGSKKAADEIWLARYLLLRLCEKYGVDVEFHCKPLGDTDWNGSGMHCNFSTKFMREVGGKDYFEALMAAFAKNWKEHIDVYGPDNHLRLTGKHETAPWNKFSYGVADRGASIRVPHSFVNNGYRGYLEDRRPNSQGCPYQIASQVLKTIAEVPAAKSEAA from the coding sequence ATGACCAAGTACAAGCTCGAGTATATCTGGTTGGACGGCTATACGCCGGTCCCGAACCTGCGCGGCAAGACGCAGATCAAGGAATTCGCTGAATTTCCGACCCTCGAACAGCTCCCCCTCTGGGGCTTCGACGGTAGCTCCACCCAGCAGGCCGAAGGCCATAGCTCGGATTGCGTGCTGAAGCCTGTTGCTGTTTACCCCGACCCGGCCCGCACCAATGGTGCATTGGTGATGTGCGAAGTGATGATGCCCGATGGCGTCACCCCGCATAGCTCCAACAGCCGCGCCACCATTCTGGAAGACGAAGGCACATGGTTTGGCTTTGAGCAGGAATATTTCCTCTATCAGGACGGCCGTCCGCTCGGCTTCCCGGAAAATGGCTATCCTGCGCCGCAGGGTCCTTATTACACCGGCGTCGGCTTCAAGAATGTCGGCGATGTCGCGCGCGAAATCGTCGAAGAGCATCTGGATCTTTGCCTGGCTGCTGGCATCAACCATGAAGGCATCAATGCTGAAGTGGCGAAGGGTCAGTGGGAATTCCAGGTTTTCGGCAAGGGCTCCAAAAAGGCCGCTGACGAAATCTGGCTGGCCCGCTACCTGCTGCTGCGTCTGTGCGAAAAATACGGCGTCGATGTCGAGTTTCATTGCAAGCCGCTCGGCGATACCGACTGGAACGGTTCCGGCATGCATTGCAACTTCTCGACCAAGTTCATGCGCGAAGTGGGCGGCAAGGACTATTTCGAAGCGCTTATGGCGGCTTTCGCCAAGAACTGGAAAGAGCATATCGACGTTTACGGTCCCGACAACCACCTGCGTCTGACCGGCAAGCACGAAACCGCTCCATGGAACAAGTTCTCCTACGGCGTTGCTGACCGTGGTGCATCGATCCGCGTTCCGCACTCCTTCGTCAACAATGGCTATCGTGGCTATCTGGAAGATCGTCGCCCCAACTCGCAGGGCTGCCCTTACCAGATCGCTTCCCAGGTCTTGAAGACGATTGCAGAAGTTCCGGCTGCAAAGTCTGAAGCCGCCTGA
- the uraD gene encoding 2-oxo-4-hydroxy-4-carboxy-5-ureidoimidazoline decarboxylase: MQRQDFIEQFGGIFEHSPFIAERAFDAGFIDEPLTALGVHDGMSAMFRTATQAERLDVLRAHPDLAGKLAIAGELTEESRSEQAGAGLDRLSEAEHQRFTALNSTYMEKFGFPFIIAVKGLTKDDILAAFEARIDNSVETEFSTACLQVEKIARLRLEAMLPAEGAGQE; this comes from the coding sequence ATGCAGCGACAGGATTTCATTGAGCAATTCGGCGGGATATTCGAACATTCGCCGTTCATTGCCGAGCGCGCTTTCGATGCCGGTTTTATTGACGAACCCCTGACCGCCCTTGGTGTTCATGATGGAATGAGTGCGATGTTTCGCACAGCAACCCAAGCCGAGCGGCTCGATGTGCTGCGGGCGCATCCGGATCTGGCGGGAAAATTGGCTATTGCAGGCGAATTGACAGAGGAAAGCCGCAGCGAACAGGCTGGCGCCGGGCTTGATCGCTTATCCGAGGCTGAACATCAACGTTTTACAGCGCTCAATAGTACTTATATGGAAAAATTCGGCTTTCCATTCATCATCGCCGTGAAGGGCCTGACGAAAGACGACATTCTGGCCGCATTTGAGGCCCGGATCGACAATAGCGTCGAAACGGAGTTTTCAACCGCCTGCCTTCAAGTCGAAAAAATCGCCCGCCTTCGGCTCGAAGCAATGCTGCCAGCCGAAGGTGCCGGTCAAGAATGA
- a CDS encoding NAD(P)-dependent alcohol dehydrogenase: MPIARGYAATDASKPLEPFTFERREPNDDDVVISIKYCGVCHSDIHQARNEWGNSAFPMVPGHEIAGVVTAVGANVSKFKVGDHVGVGCFVDSCVHCQERDEDIEQYLPGLVQTYNGVDRDGKTATQGGYSDTIVVKEGYVLSIPDNLPLDKAAPLLCAGITLYSPLAHWKAGPGKKVAIVGMGGLGHMGVKIGAAMGAEITVLSQTLSKKEDGLRLGASHYYATSDAKTFETLAGSFDLIICTVSADIDWNAYLNLLKVDGTMVLLGVPEKPVPVHAFSLIPARRNLAGSMIGSIKETQDMLDFCGKHGITSDIELIDIKDINTAYERVLKSDVRYRFVIDMATLAA; this comes from the coding sequence ATGCCAATCGCAAGAGGTTATGCCGCAACCGACGCCAGCAAACCGCTGGAACCCTTCACGTTTGAACGTCGCGAACCCAATGATGACGACGTGGTGATCTCCATCAAATATTGTGGTGTCTGCCATTCCGACATCCACCAGGCCCGTAATGAATGGGGCAATTCCGCATTCCCCATGGTGCCCGGCCACGAAATTGCCGGTGTCGTTACCGCCGTTGGCGCAAACGTGTCGAAATTCAAGGTCGGCGATCATGTCGGCGTCGGCTGTTTCGTCGATTCCTGCGTTCATTGCCAGGAACGCGATGAGGATATCGAGCAATATCTGCCCGGCCTCGTCCAGACCTATAACGGCGTAGACCGCGACGGCAAGACGGCAACTCAGGGCGGCTATTCCGACACGATCGTCGTGAAGGAAGGCTATGTCCTGTCGATCCCGGACAATCTGCCACTCGACAAGGCTGCCCCGCTGCTTTGCGCCGGTATCACGCTCTATTCGCCGCTGGCCCACTGGAAGGCTGGCCCGGGCAAGAAGGTTGCCATCGTCGGCATGGGCGGTCTCGGCCATATGGGCGTCAAGATCGGTGCGGCCATGGGCGCGGAAATCACCGTGCTCAGCCAGACCCTGTCGAAGAAAGAGGATGGCCTGCGTCTCGGCGCCAGCCATTACTATGCGACCAGCGACGCCAAGACTTTCGAGACGCTGGCCGGATCCTTCGACCTGATCATCTGCACCGTCAGCGCCGATATCGATTGGAATGCCTATCTCAACCTGCTGAAGGTCGATGGCACCATGGTTCTGCTTGGCGTACCGGAAAAGCCGGTTCCGGTGCATGCCTTCTCGCTCATCCCCGCACGCCGCAATCTGGCCGGCTCGATGATCGGGTCGATCAAGGAAACCCAGGACATGCTGGATTTCTGCGGCAAGCACGGCATCACCTCCGATATCGAGCTGATCGACATCAAGGATATCAACACGGCCTATGAGCGGGTGTTGAAAAGCGACGTGCGCTATCGTTTCGTCATCGATATGGCGACGCTGGCCGCCTAG